A genome region from Ficedula albicollis isolate OC2 chromosome 23, FicAlb1.5, whole genome shotgun sequence includes the following:
- the AZIN2 gene encoding antizyme inhibitor 2 — MNGYLNESNFLMVEEGFTTRDLLENLLGELCQESEQQAFFVADLGDIMKKHLRFLKALPRVKPYFPVKCNGSEGVIRLLAELGAGFACANKAEISRVQGIGVPADRIFYSSPCKQVAHIRYAATHGVRLMAFDNEVELSKVARSHPRARLLLGITADSIPSAHPSMTFGTTLKSCRHLLETAKEQAVEVVGISFHLGSRGLEPQALAQAVAAAQLVFDMGAELGHHMHLLDIGGGFPGTEDTRAPLEEIAAGINSALDLYFPEGSGVDIVARPGRYYVTSAFTLAVSITALEEIPTEQPGSDEEECGSKKSLVYHLSEGIYGAFSCLLFDSPCPRPRLHRRPCPEQPWHSSSLRGPRGHGEERIADGLELPLLHVGDWLLFGNMGAYSMPTASLLSTGPQPRVSCAMSRTAWKTIQLFQEKPPQTEDERESLCTPLSCGWEMAETLCVTPVFAPAGII, encoded by the exons ATGAACGGGTACTTGAACGAATCCAATTTCCTGATGGTGGAGGAAGGCTTCACCACCAGAGACCTGCTGGAGAACCTCCTGGGGGAGCTGTGCCAAGAG AGCGAGCAGCAGGCCTTCTTCGTGGCAGACCTTGGGGACATCATGAAGAAACACCTGCGTTTCCTGAAGGCCTTGCCCCGAGTGAAACCCTATTTCCCAGTGAAATGCAACGGCAGCGAAGGGGTGATTcggctgctggcagagctgggggcaggatTCGCCTGTGCCAACAAG gcagagatCAGCAGGGTTCAAGGCATTGGGGTCCCAGCTGACAGGATTTTCTACAGCAGCCCCTGCAAGCAGGTCGCCCACATCAGGTACGCGGCCACCCACGGCGTGAGGCTGATGGCCTTTGACAACGAGGTGGAGCTGAGCAAGGTGGCCAGGAGCCACCCCCGTGCCAG GCTGTTGTTGGGGATCACTGCTGACTCCATCCCTTCTGCCCACCCGAGCATGACTTTTGGGACCACGCTGAAATCCTGCCGGCACCTGCTGGAGACAGCCAAGGAACAGGCAGTGGAGGTTGTTGGCATCAG CTTCCACCTTGGGAGCCgtgggctggagccccaggccTTggcccaggctgtggctgcagcacagctggtgttTGACATGGGCGCGGAGCTGGGACATCACATGCACCTCCTGGACATCGGGGGGGGATTCCCTGGCACTGAGGACACCAGAGCCCCTCTGGAAGAG atCGCTGCTGGGATAAACTCTGCCTTGGATTTGTACTTCCCTGAGGGCAGTGGGGTGGACATTGTTGCCAGGCCTGGGCGTTACTATGTCACCTCTGCCTTCACCTTGGCTGTCAGCATCACTGCCCTGGAGGAGATCCCCAcggagcagcctggctctgacG AAGAAGAGTGTGGCAGCAAGAAGAGCCTGGTGTATCACCTGAGTGAGGGCATCTACGGCGCCTTCAGCTGCCTCCTGTTCgacagcccctgccccaggcctCGGCTGCAcagg AgaccctgcccagagcagccctggcacagcagcagcctgcgGGGCCCGCGGGGGCACGGCGAGGAGCGCATCGCCGacgggctggagctgcccctgctgcacGTGGGGGACTGGCTGCTTTTCGGGAACATGGGAGCTTACAGCATGCCAacagcatccctgctcagcacagggccCCAGCCACGGGTCAGCTGCGCCATGTCCCGCACGGCCTG GAAAACCATCCAGCTCTTCCAGGAAAAGCCACCCCAGACAGAAGATGAGCGTGAGAGCCTCTGCACCCCCTTGTCCTGCGGCTGGGAGATGGCAGAGACACTTTGTGTCACCCCTGTCTTCGCTCCAGCTGGCATCATCTGA
- the AZIN2 gene encoding antizyme inhibitor 2 isoform X5, producing the protein MNGYLNESNFLMVEEGFTTRDLLENLLGELCQESEQQAFFVADLGDIMKKHLRFLKALPRVKPYFPVKCNGSEGVIRLLAELGAGFACANKAEISRVQGIGVPADRIFYSSPCKQVAHIRYAATHGVRLMAFDNEVELSKVARSHPRARLLLGITADSIPSAHPSMTFGTTLKSCRHLLETAKEQAVEVVGISFHLGSRGLEPQALAQAVAAAQLVFDMGAELGHHMHLLDIGGGFPGTEDTRAPLEEIAAGINSALDLYFPEGSGVDIVARPGRYYVTSAFTLAVSITALEEIPTEQPGSDEEECGSKKSLVYHLSEGIYGAFSCLLFDSPCPRPRLHRRPHQRLLGVLPTETLPRAALAQQQPAGPAGARRGAHRRRAGAAPAARGGLAAFREHGSLQHANSIPAQHRAPATGQLRHVPHGLENHPALPGKATPDRR; encoded by the exons ATGAACGGGTACTTGAACGAATCCAATTTCCTGATGGTGGAGGAAGGCTTCACCACCAGAGACCTGCTGGAGAACCTCCTGGGGGAGCTGTGCCAAGAG AGCGAGCAGCAGGCCTTCTTCGTGGCAGACCTTGGGGACATCATGAAGAAACACCTGCGTTTCCTGAAGGCCTTGCCCCGAGTGAAACCCTATTTCCCAGTGAAATGCAACGGCAGCGAAGGGGTGATTcggctgctggcagagctgggggcaggatTCGCCTGTGCCAACAAG gcagagatCAGCAGGGTTCAAGGCATTGGGGTCCCAGCTGACAGGATTTTCTACAGCAGCCCCTGCAAGCAGGTCGCCCACATCAGGTACGCGGCCACCCACGGCGTGAGGCTGATGGCCTTTGACAACGAGGTGGAGCTGAGCAAGGTGGCCAGGAGCCACCCCCGTGCCAG GCTGTTGTTGGGGATCACTGCTGACTCCATCCCTTCTGCCCACCCGAGCATGACTTTTGGGACCACGCTGAAATCCTGCCGGCACCTGCTGGAGACAGCCAAGGAACAGGCAGTGGAGGTTGTTGGCATCAG CTTCCACCTTGGGAGCCgtgggctggagccccaggccTTggcccaggctgtggctgcagcacagctggtgttTGACATGGGCGCGGAGCTGGGACATCACATGCACCTCCTGGACATCGGGGGGGGATTCCCTGGCACTGAGGACACCAGAGCCCCTCTGGAAGAG atCGCTGCTGGGATAAACTCTGCCTTGGATTTGTACTTCCCTGAGGGCAGTGGGGTGGACATTGTTGCCAGGCCTGGGCGTTACTATGTCACCTCTGCCTTCACCTTGGCTGTCAGCATCACTGCCCTGGAGGAGATCCCCAcggagcagcctggctctgacG AAGAAGAGTGTGGCAGCAAGAAGAGCCTGGTGTATCACCTGAGTGAGGGCATCTACGGCGCCTTCAGCTGCCTCCTGTTCgacagcccctgccccaggcctCGGCTGCAcagg CGACCACACCAGCGTCTGCTGGGTGTTTTACCCACAGAgaccctgcccagagcagccctggcacagcagcagcctgcgGGGCCCGCGGGGGCACGGCGAGGAGCGCATCGCCGacgggctggagctgcccctgctgcacGTGGGGGACTGGCTGCTTTTCGGGAACATGGGAGCTTACAGCATGCCAacagcatccctgctcagcacagggccCCAGCCACGGGTCAGCTGCGCCATGTCCCGCACGGCCTG GAAAACCATCCAGCTCTTCCAGGAAAAGCCACCCCAGACAGAAGATGA
- the AZIN2 gene encoding antizyme inhibitor 2 isoform X6, which produces MNGYLNESNFLMVEEGFTTRDLLENLLGELCQESEQQAFFVADLGDIMKKHLRFLKALPRVKPYFPVKCNGSEGVIRLLAELGAGFACANKAEISRVQGIGVPADRIFYSSPCKQVAHIRYAATHGVRLMAFDNEVELSKVARSHPRARLLLGITADSIPSAHPSMTFGTTLKSCRHLLETAKEQAVEVVGISFHLGSRGLEPQALAQAVAAAQLVFDMGAELGHHMHLLDIGGGFPGTEDTRAPLEEIAAGINSALDLYFPEGSGVDIVARPGRYYVTSAFTLAVSITALEEIPTEQPGSDEEECGSKKSLVYHLSEGIYGAFSCLLFDSPCPRPRLHRVHVLSLF; this is translated from the exons ATGAACGGGTACTTGAACGAATCCAATTTCCTGATGGTGGAGGAAGGCTTCACCACCAGAGACCTGCTGGAGAACCTCCTGGGGGAGCTGTGCCAAGAG AGCGAGCAGCAGGCCTTCTTCGTGGCAGACCTTGGGGACATCATGAAGAAACACCTGCGTTTCCTGAAGGCCTTGCCCCGAGTGAAACCCTATTTCCCAGTGAAATGCAACGGCAGCGAAGGGGTGATTcggctgctggcagagctgggggcaggatTCGCCTGTGCCAACAAG gcagagatCAGCAGGGTTCAAGGCATTGGGGTCCCAGCTGACAGGATTTTCTACAGCAGCCCCTGCAAGCAGGTCGCCCACATCAGGTACGCGGCCACCCACGGCGTGAGGCTGATGGCCTTTGACAACGAGGTGGAGCTGAGCAAGGTGGCCAGGAGCCACCCCCGTGCCAG GCTGTTGTTGGGGATCACTGCTGACTCCATCCCTTCTGCCCACCCGAGCATGACTTTTGGGACCACGCTGAAATCCTGCCGGCACCTGCTGGAGACAGCCAAGGAACAGGCAGTGGAGGTTGTTGGCATCAG CTTCCACCTTGGGAGCCgtgggctggagccccaggccTTggcccaggctgtggctgcagcacagctggtgttTGACATGGGCGCGGAGCTGGGACATCACATGCACCTCCTGGACATCGGGGGGGGATTCCCTGGCACTGAGGACACCAGAGCCCCTCTGGAAGAG atCGCTGCTGGGATAAACTCTGCCTTGGATTTGTACTTCCCTGAGGGCAGTGGGGTGGACATTGTTGCCAGGCCTGGGCGTTACTATGTCACCTCTGCCTTCACCTTGGCTGTCAGCATCACTGCCCTGGAGGAGATCCCCAcggagcagcctggctctgacG AAGAAGAGTGTGGCAGCAAGAAGAGCCTGGTGTATCACCTGAGTGAGGGCATCTACGGCGCCTTCAGCTGCCTCCTGTTCgacagcccctgccccaggcctCGGCTGCAcagg gtccacgttctttccttattttaa
- the AZIN2 gene encoding antizyme inhibitor 2 isoform X3, translating into MNGYLNESNFLMVEEGFTTRDLLENLLGELCQESEQQAFFVADLGDIMKKHLRFLKALPRVKPYFPVKCNGSEGVIRLLAELGAGFACANKAEISRVQGIGVPADRIFYSSPCKQVAHIRYAATHGVRLMAFDNEVELSKVARSHPRARLLLGITADSIPSAHPSMTFGTTLKSCRHLLETAKEQAVEVVGISFHLGSRGLEPQALAQAVAAAQLVFDMGAELGHHMHLLDIGGGFPGTEDTRAPLEEIAAGINSALDLYFPEGSGVDIVARPGRYYVTSAFTLAVSITALEEIPTEQPGSDEECGSKKSLVYHLSEGIYGAFSCLLFDSPCPRPRLHRRPCPEQPWHSSSLRGPRGHGEERIADGLELPLLHVGDWLLFGNMGAYSMPTASLLSTGPQPRVSCAMSRTAWKTIQLFQEKPPQTEDERESLCTPLSCGWEMAETLCVTPVFAPAGII; encoded by the exons ATGAACGGGTACTTGAACGAATCCAATTTCCTGATGGTGGAGGAAGGCTTCACCACCAGAGACCTGCTGGAGAACCTCCTGGGGGAGCTGTGCCAAGAG AGCGAGCAGCAGGCCTTCTTCGTGGCAGACCTTGGGGACATCATGAAGAAACACCTGCGTTTCCTGAAGGCCTTGCCCCGAGTGAAACCCTATTTCCCAGTGAAATGCAACGGCAGCGAAGGGGTGATTcggctgctggcagagctgggggcaggatTCGCCTGTGCCAACAAG gcagagatCAGCAGGGTTCAAGGCATTGGGGTCCCAGCTGACAGGATTTTCTACAGCAGCCCCTGCAAGCAGGTCGCCCACATCAGGTACGCGGCCACCCACGGCGTGAGGCTGATGGCCTTTGACAACGAGGTGGAGCTGAGCAAGGTGGCCAGGAGCCACCCCCGTGCCAG GCTGTTGTTGGGGATCACTGCTGACTCCATCCCTTCTGCCCACCCGAGCATGACTTTTGGGACCACGCTGAAATCCTGCCGGCACCTGCTGGAGACAGCCAAGGAACAGGCAGTGGAGGTTGTTGGCATCAG CTTCCACCTTGGGAGCCgtgggctggagccccaggccTTggcccaggctgtggctgcagcacagctggtgttTGACATGGGCGCGGAGCTGGGACATCACATGCACCTCCTGGACATCGGGGGGGGATTCCCTGGCACTGAGGACACCAGAGCCCCTCTGGAAGAG atCGCTGCTGGGATAAACTCTGCCTTGGATTTGTACTTCCCTGAGGGCAGTGGGGTGGACATTGTTGCCAGGCCTGGGCGTTACTATGTCACCTCTGCCTTCACCTTGGCTGTCAGCATCACTGCCCTGGAGGAGATCCCCAcggagcagcctggctctgacG AAGAGTGTGGCAGCAAGAAGAGCCTGGTGTATCACCTGAGTGAGGGCATCTACGGCGCCTTCAGCTGCCTCCTGTTCgacagcccctgccccaggcctCGGCTGCAcagg AgaccctgcccagagcagccctggcacagcagcagcctgcgGGGCCCGCGGGGGCACGGCGAGGAGCGCATCGCCGacgggctggagctgcccctgctgcacGTGGGGGACTGGCTGCTTTTCGGGAACATGGGAGCTTACAGCATGCCAacagcatccctgctcagcacagggccCCAGCCACGGGTCAGCTGCGCCATGTCCCGCACGGCCTG GAAAACCATCCAGCTCTTCCAGGAAAAGCCACCCCAGACAGAAGATGAGCGTGAGAGCCTCTGCACCCCCTTGTCCTGCGGCTGGGAGATGGCAGAGACACTTTGTGTCACCCCTGTCTTCGCTCCAGCTGGCATCATCTGA
- the AZIN2 gene encoding antizyme inhibitor 2 isoform X1 — MNGYLNESNFLMVEEGFTTRDLLENLLGELCQESEQQAFFVADLGDIMKKHLRFLKALPRVKPYFPVKCNGSEGVIRLLAELGAGFACANKAEISRVQGIGVPADRIFYSSPCKQVAHIRYAATHGVRLMAFDNEVELSKVARSHPRARLLLGITADSIPSAHPSMTFGTTLKSCRHLLETAKEQAVEVVGISFHLGSRGLEPQALAQAVAAAQLVFDMGAELGHHMHLLDIGGGFPGTEDTRAPLEEIAAGINSALDLYFPEGSGVDIVARPGRYYVTSAFTLAVSITALEEIPTEQPGSDGPRSFLILSTLIYTNSKTSVINTNRLSATTPASAGCFTHRDPAQSSPGTAAACGARGGTARSASPTGWSCPCCTWGTGCFSGTWELTACQQHPCSAQGPSHGSAAPCPARPGKPSSSSRKSHPRQKMSVRASAPPCPAAGRWQRHFVSPLSSLQLASSEHWGRRSHGGKGPVVLLAGKMSHNGIGMGKIPWQHQGKRSHGGTGGIKILQQYHSGKNPMAAPEGRGPVVVPEGERIPWQCQGGGRCHPASGIAPLCSHGLGINPVP, encoded by the exons ATGAACGGGTACTTGAACGAATCCAATTTCCTGATGGTGGAGGAAGGCTTCACCACCAGAGACCTGCTGGAGAACCTCCTGGGGGAGCTGTGCCAAGAG AGCGAGCAGCAGGCCTTCTTCGTGGCAGACCTTGGGGACATCATGAAGAAACACCTGCGTTTCCTGAAGGCCTTGCCCCGAGTGAAACCCTATTTCCCAGTGAAATGCAACGGCAGCGAAGGGGTGATTcggctgctggcagagctgggggcaggatTCGCCTGTGCCAACAAG gcagagatCAGCAGGGTTCAAGGCATTGGGGTCCCAGCTGACAGGATTTTCTACAGCAGCCCCTGCAAGCAGGTCGCCCACATCAGGTACGCGGCCACCCACGGCGTGAGGCTGATGGCCTTTGACAACGAGGTGGAGCTGAGCAAGGTGGCCAGGAGCCACCCCCGTGCCAG GCTGTTGTTGGGGATCACTGCTGACTCCATCCCTTCTGCCCACCCGAGCATGACTTTTGGGACCACGCTGAAATCCTGCCGGCACCTGCTGGAGACAGCCAAGGAACAGGCAGTGGAGGTTGTTGGCATCAG CTTCCACCTTGGGAGCCgtgggctggagccccaggccTTggcccaggctgtggctgcagcacagctggtgttTGACATGGGCGCGGAGCTGGGACATCACATGCACCTCCTGGACATCGGGGGGGGATTCCCTGGCACTGAGGACACCAGAGCCCCTCTGGAAGAG atCGCTGCTGGGATAAACTCTGCCTTGGATTTGTACTTCCCTGAGGGCAGTGGGGTGGACATTGTTGCCAGGCCTGGGCGTTACTATGTCACCTCTGCCTTCACCTTGGCTGTCAGCATCACTGCCCTGGAGGAGATCCCCAcggagcagcctggctctgacG gtccacgttctttccttattttaagCACTCTGATTTacacaaactccaaaacttctgtgATTAACACGAATCGTTTATCAGCGACCACACCAGCGTCTGCTGGGTGTTTTACCCACAGAgaccctgcccagagcagccctggcacagcagcagcctgcgGGGCCCGCGGGGGCACGGCGAGGAGCGCATCGCCGacgggctggagctgcccctgctgcacGTGGGGGACTGGCTGCTTTTCGGGAACATGGGAGCTTACAGCATGCCAacagcatccctgctcagcacagggccCCAGCCACGGGTCAGCTGCGCCATGTCCCGCACGGCCTG GAAAACCATCCAGCTCTTCCAGGAAAAGCCACCCCAGACAGAAGATGAGCGTGAGAGCCTCTGCACCCCCTTGTCCTGCGGCTGGGAGATGGCAGAGACACTTTGTGTCACCCCTGTCTTCGCTCCAGCTGGCATCATCTGAGCACTGGGGGAGAAGGAGCCACGGTGGGAAAGgtcctgtggtgctgctggcagggaaaatGTCCCATAATGGTATTGGGATGGGAAAAAtcccatggcagcaccaggggaaAAGATCCCACGGTGGTACTGGAGGGATAAAAATCCTACAGCAGTACCACAGTGGGAAAAATCCCATGGCAGCACCAGAAGGGAGAGGTCCTGTGGTGGTACCAGAGGGGGAAAGGATcccatggcagtgccagggagggggaAGGTGCCATCCTGCCTCTGGCATTGCCCCACTCTGCTCTCACGGCCTTGGAATAAATCCTGTCCCATAA
- the AZIN2 gene encoding antizyme inhibitor 2 isoform X4, which yields MNGYLNESNFLMVEEGFTTRDLLENLLGELCQESEQQAFFVADLGDIMKKHLRFLKALPRVKPYFPVKCNGSEGVIRLLAELGAGFACANKAEISRVQGIGVPADRIFYSSPCKQVAHIRYAATHGVRLMAFDNEVELSKVARSHPRARLLLGITADSIPSAHPSMTFGTTLKSCRHLLETAKEQAVEVVGISFHLGSRGLEPQALAQAVAAAQLVFDMGAELGHHMHLLDIGGGFPGTEDTRAPLEEIAAGINSALDLYFPEGSGVDIVARPGRYYVTSAFTLAVSITALEEIPTEQPGSDGPRSFLILSTLIYTNSKTSVINTNRLSATTPASAGCFTHRDPAQSSPGTAAACGARGGTARSASPTGWSCPCCTWGTGCFSGTWELTACQQHPCSAQGPSHGSAAPCPARPGKRWAGREGRAASPGRCWLLFHLGSWPKGEGGT from the exons ATGAACGGGTACTTGAACGAATCCAATTTCCTGATGGTGGAGGAAGGCTTCACCACCAGAGACCTGCTGGAGAACCTCCTGGGGGAGCTGTGCCAAGAG AGCGAGCAGCAGGCCTTCTTCGTGGCAGACCTTGGGGACATCATGAAGAAACACCTGCGTTTCCTGAAGGCCTTGCCCCGAGTGAAACCCTATTTCCCAGTGAAATGCAACGGCAGCGAAGGGGTGATTcggctgctggcagagctgggggcaggatTCGCCTGTGCCAACAAG gcagagatCAGCAGGGTTCAAGGCATTGGGGTCCCAGCTGACAGGATTTTCTACAGCAGCCCCTGCAAGCAGGTCGCCCACATCAGGTACGCGGCCACCCACGGCGTGAGGCTGATGGCCTTTGACAACGAGGTGGAGCTGAGCAAGGTGGCCAGGAGCCACCCCCGTGCCAG GCTGTTGTTGGGGATCACTGCTGACTCCATCCCTTCTGCCCACCCGAGCATGACTTTTGGGACCACGCTGAAATCCTGCCGGCACCTGCTGGAGACAGCCAAGGAACAGGCAGTGGAGGTTGTTGGCATCAG CTTCCACCTTGGGAGCCgtgggctggagccccaggccTTggcccaggctgtggctgcagcacagctggtgttTGACATGGGCGCGGAGCTGGGACATCACATGCACCTCCTGGACATCGGGGGGGGATTCCCTGGCACTGAGGACACCAGAGCCCCTCTGGAAGAG atCGCTGCTGGGATAAACTCTGCCTTGGATTTGTACTTCCCTGAGGGCAGTGGGGTGGACATTGTTGCCAGGCCTGGGCGTTACTATGTCACCTCTGCCTTCACCTTGGCTGTCAGCATCACTGCCCTGGAGGAGATCCCCAcggagcagcctggctctgacG gtccacgttctttccttattttaagCACTCTGATTTacacaaactccaaaacttctgtgATTAACACGAATCGTTTATCAGCGACCACACCAGCGTCTGCTGGGTGTTTTACCCACAGAgaccctgcccagagcagccctggcacagcagcagcctgcgGGGCCCGCGGGGGCACGGCGAGGAGCGCATCGCCGacgggctggagctgcccctgctgcacGTGGGGGACTGGCTGCTTTTCGGGAACATGGGAGCTTACAGCATGCCAacagcatccctgctcagcacagggccCCAGCCACGGGTCAGCTGCGCCATGTCCCGCACGGCCTGGTAAGAGATGGGCAGGGcgggagggcagggctgcatCCCCTGGGAGGTGCTGGCTTCTCTTCCATCTGGGCTCTTGGCCCAAGGGAGAGGGGGGAACCTGA
- the AZIN2 gene encoding antizyme inhibitor 2 isoform X2, producing the protein MKKHLRFLKALPRVKPYFPVKCNGSEGVIRLLAELGAGFACANKAEISRVQGIGVPADRIFYSSPCKQVAHIRYAATHGVRLMAFDNEVELSKVARSHPRARLLLGITADSIPSAHPSMTFGTTLKSCRHLLETAKEQAVEVVGISFHLGSRGLEPQALAQAVAAAQLVFDMGAELGHHMHLLDIGGGFPGTEDTRAPLEEIAAGINSALDLYFPEGSGVDIVARPGRYYVTSAFTLAVSITALEEIPTEQPGSDGPRSFLILSTLIYTNSKTSVINTNRLSATTPASAGCFTHRDPAQSSPGTAAACGARGGTARSASPTGWSCPCCTWGTGCFSGTWELTACQQHPCSAQGPSHGSAAPCPARPGKPSSSSRKSHPRQKMSVRASAPPCPAAGRWQRHFVSPLSSLQLASSEHWGRRSHGGKGPVVLLAGKMSHNGIGMGKIPWQHQGKRSHGGTGGIKILQQYHSGKNPMAAPEGRGPVVVPEGERIPWQCQGGGRCHPASGIAPLCSHGLGINPVP; encoded by the exons ATGAAGAAACACCTGCGTTTCCTGAAGGCCTTGCCCCGAGTGAAACCCTATTTCCCAGTGAAATGCAACGGCAGCGAAGGGGTGATTcggctgctggcagagctgggggcaggatTCGCCTGTGCCAACAAG gcagagatCAGCAGGGTTCAAGGCATTGGGGTCCCAGCTGACAGGATTTTCTACAGCAGCCCCTGCAAGCAGGTCGCCCACATCAGGTACGCGGCCACCCACGGCGTGAGGCTGATGGCCTTTGACAACGAGGTGGAGCTGAGCAAGGTGGCCAGGAGCCACCCCCGTGCCAG GCTGTTGTTGGGGATCACTGCTGACTCCATCCCTTCTGCCCACCCGAGCATGACTTTTGGGACCACGCTGAAATCCTGCCGGCACCTGCTGGAGACAGCCAAGGAACAGGCAGTGGAGGTTGTTGGCATCAG CTTCCACCTTGGGAGCCgtgggctggagccccaggccTTggcccaggctgtggctgcagcacagctggtgttTGACATGGGCGCGGAGCTGGGACATCACATGCACCTCCTGGACATCGGGGGGGGATTCCCTGGCACTGAGGACACCAGAGCCCCTCTGGAAGAG atCGCTGCTGGGATAAACTCTGCCTTGGATTTGTACTTCCCTGAGGGCAGTGGGGTGGACATTGTTGCCAGGCCTGGGCGTTACTATGTCACCTCTGCCTTCACCTTGGCTGTCAGCATCACTGCCCTGGAGGAGATCCCCAcggagcagcctggctctgacG gtccacgttctttccttattttaagCACTCTGATTTacacaaactccaaaacttctgtgATTAACACGAATCGTTTATCAGCGACCACACCAGCGTCTGCTGGGTGTTTTACCCACAGAgaccctgcccagagcagccctggcacagcagcagcctgcgGGGCCCGCGGGGGCACGGCGAGGAGCGCATCGCCGacgggctggagctgcccctgctgcacGTGGGGGACTGGCTGCTTTTCGGGAACATGGGAGCTTACAGCATGCCAacagcatccctgctcagcacagggccCCAGCCACGGGTCAGCTGCGCCATGTCCCGCACGGCCTG GAAAACCATCCAGCTCTTCCAGGAAAAGCCACCCCAGACAGAAGATGAGCGTGAGAGCCTCTGCACCCCCTTGTCCTGCGGCTGGGAGATGGCAGAGACACTTTGTGTCACCCCTGTCTTCGCTCCAGCTGGCATCATCTGAGCACTGGGGGAGAAGGAGCCACGGTGGGAAAGgtcctgtggtgctgctggcagggaaaatGTCCCATAATGGTATTGGGATGGGAAAAAtcccatggcagcaccaggggaaAAGATCCCACGGTGGTACTGGAGGGATAAAAATCCTACAGCAGTACCACAGTGGGAAAAATCCCATGGCAGCACCAGAAGGGAGAGGTCCTGTGGTGGTACCAGAGGGGGAAAGGATcccatggcagtgccagggagggggaAGGTGCCATCCTGCCTCTGGCATTGCCCCACTCTGCTCTCACGGCCTTGGAATAAATCCTGTCCCATAA
- the LOC101813310 gene encoding NADH dehydrogenase [ubiquinone] iron-sulfur protein 5-like translates to MPFWGLQKQLGIDVDSWLVRQSMPQPHGQAALCHAFEREWVECGHGLGQTRARRECQLEYEDFVECMQRTKLAQRLRIILEQRDKMIKEGKYKPPPYHMGKEEPRP, encoded by the exons ATGCCGTTCTGGGgcctgcagaagcagctgggcATCGATGTGGACAGCTGGCTGGTGCGGCAGAGCATGCCGCAGCCGCACGGGCAGGCCGCGCTCTGCCACGCCTTCGAACGCGAGTGGGTGGAGTGCGGGCACGGGCTGGGCCAGACCCGCGCCCGCCGCGAGTGCCAGCTGGAGTACGAGGATTTCGTGGAGTGCATGCAGCGCACCAAGCTG gccCAACGGCTCCGGATCATCTTGGAGCAGCGGGACAAGATGATCAAAGAGGGGAAATACAAACCCCCTCCCTACCACATGGGCAAGGAGGAGCCCAGGCCGTGA